A stretch of Eschrichtius robustus isolate mEscRob2 chromosome 6, mEscRob2.pri, whole genome shotgun sequence DNA encodes these proteins:
- the METTL6 gene encoding tRNA N(3)-methylcytidine methyltransferase METTL6 isoform X2 — translation MAALQRKGLQARILSSEEEEKLKRDQALVSDFKQQKLEKEAQKNWDLFYKRNSTNFFKDRHWTTREFEELRSCREFEDQKLTMLEAGCGVGNCLFPLLEDPNIFAYACDFSPRAVEYVKQNPLYDTERCKVFQCDLTKDDLLEHVPPESVDVVMLIFVLSAVHPDKMHLVLQNIYKNSWHGSLWTQVTKKR, via the exons ATGGCTGCTTTGCAAAGGAAAGGGCTTCAGGCAAGGATTCTCAGCTCTGAAGAAGAGGAGAAACTGAAAAGAGACCAAGCTTTAGTGTCtgattttaaacagcaaaaactggaaaaagaggCTCAGAAGAACTGGGACCTTTTTTACAAAAGAAATAGCACTAATTTCTTCAAAGatagacactggaccaccagagagtTTGAGGAGCTCAGATCATGTAGAGAG TTTGAAGATCAAAAATTGACTATGCTTGAAGCTGGCTGTGGGGTTGGGAACTGTTTATTCCCACTTTTAGAAGATCCGAATATCTTTGCCTATGCCTGTGATTTTTCTCCAAGAGCAGTTGAATATGTCAAG CAAAATCCTTTATATGACACAGAAAGATGCAAGGTATTCCAGTGTGATCTGACTAAAGATGACCTTCTGGAACACGTGCCCCCAGAGTCTGTGGATGTTGTCATGTTGATATTTGTGCTCTCTGCGGTTCACCCTGATAAAATGCACCTTGTCTTACAAAACATTTACAAG